DNA sequence from the Salvelinus alpinus chromosome 7, SLU_Salpinus.1, whole genome shotgun sequence genome:
attctacacctgttgtattcagcattttccggtaagttctacacctgttgtattcagcattttccGGTaaattctacacctgttgtattcagcattttccAGTaaattctacacctgttgtattcagcattttccggtaagttctacacctgttgtattcagcatttcccggtaagttctacacctgttgtattcagcatttcccggtaagttctacacctgttgtattcagcatttcccggtaagttctacacctgttgtattcagcatttcccggtaagttctacacctgttgtattcggcgcattgtGTGATATGTATGTGTGTCGTTCAGAGGGATTGGGATGAAGCAGAAGTCAAAGTTTAGTGATCCTCATCTTAATCCTACACCAGCCAGGCCACTGTCACTCAGTCACCACATCTCAGCCTTGAGAACACATGTAACACtggggattaccctgactgactcagtgtgttctcactggggattaccctgactgactcagtgtgttctcactgtggattaccctgactgactcagtgtgttctcactggggattaccctgactgactcagtgtgtcCTGTCTAACACtggggattaccctgactgactcagtgtgttctcactggggattaccctgactgactcagtgtgttctcactggggattaccctgactgactcagtgtgttctcactggggattaccctgactgactcagtgtgttctcactggggattaccctgactgactcagtgtgttctcactggggattaccctgactgactcagtgtgttctcactgaggattaccctgactgactcagtgtgttctcactggggattaccctgactgactcagtgtgttctcactggggattaccctgactgactcagtgtgttctcactgaggattaccctgactgactcagtgtgttctcactggggattaccctgactgactcagtgtgttctcactgaggattaccctgactgactcagtgtgttctcactggggattaccctgactgactcagtgtgttctcactggggattaccctgactgactcagtgtgtcCTGTCTAACACtggggattaccctgactgactcagtgtgttctcactggggattaccctgactgactcagtgtgttctcactggggattaccctgactgactcagtgtgttctcactggggattaccctgactgactcagtgtgttctcactggggattaccctgactgactcagtgtgttctcactggggattaccctgactgactcagtgtgttctcactggggattaccctgactgactcagtgtgttctcactggggattaccctgactgactcagtgtgttctcactggggattaccctgactgactcagtgtgttctcactggggattaccctgactgactcagtgtgttctcactggggattaccctgactgactcagtgtgttctcactggggattaccctgactgactcagtgtgttctcactgaggattaccctgactgactcaatgtgttctcactggggattaccctgactgactcagtgtgttctcactggggattaccctgactgactcagtgtgttctcactggggattaccctgactgactcagtgtgttctaactggggattaccctgactgactcagtgtgttctcactggggattaccctgactgactcagtgtgtcCTGTCTAACACtggggattaccctgactgactcagtgtgttctcactggggattaccctgactgactcagtgtgtcCTCGTCTAACACtggggattaccctgactgactcagtgtgttctcactggggattaccctgactgactcagtgtgtcCTCGTCTAACACtggggattaccctgactgactcagtgtgtcCTCGTCTATCACCTgggattaccctgactgactcagtgtgtcCTCGTCTAACACTAGGGATTACCCAGACTGACTCAGTGTGTTCTCACTGAggattaccctgactgactcagtgtgtcCTCGTCCAACACtggggattaccctgactgactcagtgtgtcCTCGTCCAACACTGGCgattaccctgactgactcagtgtgtcCTCGTCCAACACtggggattaccctgactgactcagtgtgtcCTCGTCCAACACtggggattaccctgactgactTAGTGTGTCCTCGTCTAACACtggggattaccctgactgactcagtgtgtcCTCGTCCAACACtggggattaccctgactgactcagtgtgtcCTCATGTAACACtggggattaccctgactgactcagtgtgtcCTCGTCTAACACTGAggattaccctgactgactcagtgtgtcCTCGTGTAACACTGAggattaccctgactgactcagtgtgtcCTCGTGTATCACtggggattaccctgactgactcagtgtgttctcactgaggattaccctgactgactcagtgtgttctcactggggattaccctgactgactcagtgtgttctcactggggattaccctgactgactcagtgtgttctcactgaggattaccctgactgactcagtgtgttctcactggggattaccctgactgactcagtgtgttctcactgaggattaccctgactgactcagtgtgttctcactggggattaccctgactgactcagtgtgttctcactggggattaccctgactgactcagtgtgtcCTGTCTAACACtggggattaccctgactgactcagtgtgttctcactggggattaccctgactgactcagtgtgttctcactggggattaccctgactgactcagtgtgttctcactggggattaccctgactgactcagtgtgttctcactggggattaccctgactgactcagtgtgttctcactggggattaccctgactgactcagtgtgttctcactggggattaccctgactgactcagtgtgttctcactggggattaccctgactgactcagtgtgttctcactgaggattaccctgactgactcagtgtgttctcactggggattaccctgactgactcagtgtgttctcactggggattaccctgactgactcagtgtgttctcactggggattaccctgactgactcagtgtgttctcactgaggattaccctgactgactcagtgtgttctcactggggattaccctgactgactcagtgtgttctcactggggattaccctgactgactcagtgtgttctcactggggattaccctgaatgactcagtgtgttctcactggggattaccctgactgactcagtgtgttctaactggggattaccctgactgactcagtgtgttctcactggggattaccctgactgactcagtgtgtcCTGTCTAACACtggggattaccctgactgactcagtgtgttctcactggggattaccctgactgactcagtgtgtcCTCGTCTAACACtggggattaccctgactgactcagtgtgttctcactggggattaccctgactgactcagtATGTCCTCGTCTAACACtggggattaccctgactgactcagtgtgtcCTCGTCTATCACtggggattaccctgactgactcagtgtgtcCTCGTCTAACACTAgggattaccctgactgactcagtgtgttctcactgaggattaccctgactgactcagtgtgtcCTCGTCCAACACtggggattaccctgactgactcagtgtgtcCTCGTCCAACACTGGCgattaccctgactgactcagtgtgtcCTCGTCCAACACtggggattaccctgactgactcagtgtgtcCTCGTCCAACACtggggattaccctgactgactcagtgtgtcCTCGTCTAACACtggggattaccctgactgactcagtgtgtcCTCGTCCAACACtggggattaccctgactgactcagtgtgtcCTCATGTAACACtggggattaccctgactgactcagtgtgtcCTCGTCTAACACTGAggattaccctgactgactcagtgtgtcCTCGTGTATCACtggggattaccctgactgactcagtgtgtcCTCGTCTAACACtggggattaccctgactgactcagtgtcCTCGTGTAACACtggggattaccctgactgactcagtgtgtcCTCGTCTAACACtggggattaccctgactgactcagtgtgtcCTCGTCCAACACtggggattaccctgactgactcagtgtgtcCTCGTCTAACACtggggattaccctgactgactcagtgtgtcCTCGTCCAACACtggggattaccctgactgactcagtgtgtcCTCATGTAACACtggggattaccctgactgactcagtgtgtcCTCGTCTAACACTGAggattaccctgactgactcagtgtgtcCTCGTCTAACACTGAggattaccctgactgactcagtgtgtcCTCGTGTATCACtggggattaccctgactgactcagtgtgtcCTCGTCTAACACtggggattaccctgactgactcagtgtcCTCGTGTAACACtggggattaccctgactgactcagtgtgtcCTCGTCTAACACtggggattaccctgactgactcagtgtcCTCGTGTAACACtggggattaccctgactgactcagtgtgtcCTCGTCTAACACtggggattaccctgactgactcagtgtgtcCTCATCTAACACtggggattaccctgactgactcagtgtgtcCTCGTCTAACACtggggattaccctgactgactcagtgtgtcCTCGTCTAACACTGAggattaccctgactgactcagtgtgtcCTCGTGTAACACTGAggattaccctgactgactcagtgtgtcCTCGTGTATCACtggggattaccctgactgactcagtgtgtcCTCGTCTAACACtggggattaccctgactgactcagtgtcCTCGTGTAACACtggggattaccctgactgactcagtgtgttcTCGTCTAACACtggggattaccctgactgactcagtgtgtcCTCGTCTAACACtggggattaccctgactgactcagtgtgtcCTCGTCTAACACtggggattaccctgactgactcagtgtgtcCTCATCTAACACtggggattaccctgactgactcagtgtgtcCTCGTGTAACACtggggattaccctgactgactcagtgtgtcCTCGTGTATCACtggggattaccctgactgactcagtgtgtcCTCGTGTATCACTGGGGATTACCCTGACTAACTCAGTGTGTCCTCGTCTAACACTGAggattaccctgactgactcagtgtgtcCTCGTCTAACACtggggattaccctgactgactcagtgtgtcCTCGTGTAACACtggggattaccctgactgactcagtgtgtcCTCGTGTATCACtggggattaccctgactgactcagtgtgtcCTCGTCTAACACTGAggattaccctgactgactcagtgtgtcCTCGTCTAACACtggggattaccctgactgactcagtgtgtcCTCGCAGAATGCTCTCCCTCCAGGAGACGAtagtatagcctacagtagcaCCCTTTTCACAAATAAGGGTATTAGTGGCACCCTAGAAAAACATAATTTTTCATTAACCGGAGTGGCTGGCTCGGGATATTAGCCGTGCACTTGCTAAATGAATAAGGAGGACAGTTTTCACATGTTCACTCTTGGCAACTTAACCCTATGGGTCTGAGTCTCAAATAGCACTCTATCCCTATGTAGTAGACTcctttattccctacatagtgcactactttgatcagggtccataggggtgcccatagggctctggtcaaaagtagtgctttgtatagttgaatagggtgccatttgggactcaaccctCAGAAAGGTGTGGCATGGTGTCTGTTATcctgagccctatgggtcctggtcataagtagtgtgccatttgggacgcagcccagaTATTTGAGTGCAGTTAAGTTGCCAAGAGTGAACATGTGAAAACAATCCTCTTGATTAATTTAGCAAGTGCACGGCCCCTGTCCCCAAGCCAGCTACTCCCGTTGATGAAAAATTATGTTTTTTCTAGGGTGCCACTAATACCCTTATTTGTTGACAGGTAATTTAGTCACAAGGATTACGCAGAATAAATCATATCTATCTATTCAGTTTTATTTTAGATAAGCCAACTGcgtaatatttttttaaaatgttttctttACAGTATGTTGGGTTGCAAAACTCTGGAACTTTCactaaaattcccaggttttctagAAGTTTTGGTTGAAAGATTCTTGGAATCAGAAGGGAAATCTAGAAACCTCTATCCAGGATTtttggaaaacctgcaaatttgacgaatttttgtttttgttttaatgaTTCATGGCCCAAATATTTATGTTAACAACAGTGAGTGGTTTTGACTGGATTAATAATAGTCATGTTAAAACGAATATTGATAGCATGGTAATATCCTTGATTTTGCATCCTATCAATCAGGCCTGGGTACTATAACCACGTTTGTAGCGCCATCTAGTGTACATAGATGATAGGACTACGCCACATGCAAACTAGGGACAGTTGAGACTGCTTTAATATGGCTGCATGATTCCGTTGATTTTCAACAAAAAAGCatcccaggttttccagatatCCTGGTTGTTCGATTCCTGGAATCAGGATGGAAAAAGCATGAAAATACCGAATTCTCCATCCAGGAATATTCTGGAAAGTTTGGGAAAGTTACTGAAAAAAAGACGACTGTCAATAACAAATGCATTTATAAAgatctctaaatcatgtttgatcaAAGGGGCAAACTGCCGAGCATCTAACCCGCCTGTCTGAAATATGACCGGGAGCTGTCCACTCCGTTCTGGTGCTGAAACCCGAGTCCATTTCCAATGGCTGAATAATGATGACACATCGGGTACGAGTGTCAAAGAGTGTGCTACAATCACATCAAGGCCTACATCCTGTACATTAGACATAATACAACTGCAGTCTTTTTAGTGACCACTAGATTGCACCATTGTCTTGTATATGTGTATAGTAACTAAGCACCTACTCATGAAGCCTGCTCTCTTTAGTTACTATGCAATCTCAACGCTCTATGGCAGAGAAAAATACTCGCTCGCTTTATGTGCACGAATGACGTAACACGCGGGGATTTCCTGACCTGTCGTGGGATCATAAATCGTTTAACCTGAGAATTCAAACACTTGCAGAAATGTTTGAAATAACTGTCTGTTGATGTAGGTTAAGTCATTTCATTCGGGTGCGTTTTAAATTATACTTAATATTAAATCTGTAGAGAATTTGACGCTGTGTAGAGAAATTTGCTACTGATTTGATCATTTTACAGGGCCAAATGCGTAGCCGGTGTGGCTGCTCACTGGAAGGGAGCTGTTCACTCCGCAGTGGTGCTGAAACGTTTGGGACGCCGCTCATCCGGGCGCCACAGCCACTATAATCCCAGAGCAAGCACAAGATAAGTGGCATGGAGGGTAACGATGAGACAGCGCTTCATTTTTATTAAATGACAATATACAAAGCCATTTCTCTGTaactcaacctggtctcagagcattacATGTTATTATGTATGTAAATCCGTGACACTTCATTTAGTATATGTTATGTTTCTTATGGTATGTATGcgtttgtggatgtccatcacccatttcgtatgatatgttacgaattacaatttgtattatatgttacgaatttggcaaaacatacaatatgttacgaatttgcaaaatgtacaatgGCTAGGGgcttggggttaaggttagggttcaatttaggagttaggttaaagggttaaggttagggttagggttaaggttagggttatgggaagggttagctaacatgctaagtagtttagttgcaaagtagctaaaatgtagtaagtagttgaaaagttgctaattagctaaagttgtccatgattaGATTTGAACTCCCAACCTTCGGGTTGCTAGACATTCTTATTCTACGCCTACCCATACACCCCGAACAACCACCCtcctttcgtttttgccttaagtaaccatcttgtcttatgtaaccataccaaacataatcatgttaaatggagtgtctcggctttacatacagaataataggaaatgctctgagaccaggttgtgtaACTAGTAGGCCTACATCTGCAACTACGTAACAAACATTCCAAACACAAGAAAGAACCGGTGAAGCTGTGTGATAttttcagtgcattcggaaagtattcagacccctttcccttttcccacattttgttacattacagccttattctaaaaatggattACAAATagatgtttttcctcatcaatctacacacaataacccataatgacatcacaataacccataatgacatcacaataacccataatgacatcacaataacccataatgacatcacaataacccataatgacaaagtgaaaacagttaaaaaatatattttttcacatttataaaaataaaaaaaacagaaataccttatttacataagtattcacacttgtattttgggagtttcttccattgTTCTGTGCAGATCATTTCAagctcaggttggatggggagcgtcgctgcacagctattttcaagtccccccccccccccccccagtattaTATTATTACATTCATGTTTAATATATGgcaatattatatattattatattatgataatATAAGCAGACAATAGGCTATGATTCCCTGTATGGGACTGGCCGTATATACTCCGTCAGGTAGTAAAtattttacattaaaaaaatgtctgcaggtaTCGATATTTAATTAGGATGTTTTAGGTTATATTGGAAAGATTGCTGAGACTGGATAAATGCGTACTTTTTCAACAAAGCCAAATCCACAAACTAAGGATAGCCTTCTCGATTTGAAAAGAACGACACACATAGAcctaattatatatatattattattttctaGCTACTCTATATTGTCAGTATATTAACCTATGGTGATTAAGGAATTGTAAAGAAACAGTGACACAGTCAATCGTCCATATTAGGCTTTCGATATAGGCCTATACATCTGGAATGTTACAGAATATACGTTGATGCACTTCGGGAAAGTCAAGGGTTTAAGCAGTGTGCACTGCTGGGAGGGTTTTCCTGCGCTCGTGTATGGAGGAGTCGTGATGACGCTCACTAATGCAATTTTCTGAATTAGCATAAAGGACGGCAACTGGCAAAGGATCCACTTCGGGGCAAGTTGCTGATGCGTCATAGCCCTTggtgaaattgagagagagagaggagagaaaaaaataaactAAACAAATATCGACAGACCTGCGTAAGTACCAATGGCAACGAAGCCCTTCGTGATCTCAGAACGGAACCCACACGTGCTACAGGTGATACAGTAGGAGATATGAGCATTGGAATCGGACATGTAGGGTCCCAAGTTCCATAAACAACTTCTAAAAACACGTTTCCATAGAAACTTGACATGGACTATTAGAGGTTGAAGTCTTTACACCGTGTAGAAAAGAGCAGAAATATATTTCACCACTTCACTACTCCGGACCATGAATCAGCGCCTAATGTGAGCGCGAGGGGGGTGAAACAAGACCAACCACGGATGAAGCCCGCAGCATCTCGCGCGCTGTCAGAAAAACACACGGGAGGAAAGTTCCAAGTCTGCTGCCCCTTTGTCTTTCGCACCGCGTAAGTGAACCAAGAAACAGCTACGTAAATATTCAAGGATAGTATTATCTGTGGTGCTGAGATATCTGTATAAGAGAGCAGAGACGAGAGAGGACAAGAAAACAACACTGCCGATTTGtattgacaacaacaacaacaacaatagcaGATCATCATGGATACAGGGGGGTCCTCCGGGCTGGCCAAATCAGCCGCTGTAAAACTGTCCGAGATGGGAGAAAAAACCAAACAGTTTGGCAACAAAATGAAAGCCCCCGACCACCAAAGACGAATTATTTTAGTCATTGTCTGCGTGGCTCTCCTTCTAGACAATATGCTCTATATGGTTATAGTCCCGATTATTCCCGATTACCTTGCTGATTTAGAACTTGAGCAAGCAGAGCACGTCCACATAGATATACATCAGAATTATTCAATCAACACCACAATGAGCTCAGCCCAAGCTAAAATCAACAGGGACAATTTAGACGTTCAAATAGGAGTACTTTTTGCATCGAAGGCTATCCTGCAGCTTTTGGTGAACCCGTTGTCGGGAACTTTCATAGATCGTGTTGGATACGACATCCCCCTCCTAATCGGACTAACCGTCATGTTCTTCTCTACGTGTATATTTGCTTTCGCTGAGAACTACGCGACGCTGTTTTTCGCCCGTAGTTTACAAGGTCTGGGCTCAGCTTTCGCCGACACCTCAGGAATTGCCATGATAGCAGATAAATACACCGAAGAATCGGAGAGAAGTAAAGCTCTCGGTATCGCCCTGGCGTTCATCTCTTTCGGGAGCCTGGTAGCGCCACCCTTTGGGGGTATCCTGTATGAGTTTGCAGGTAAAAGAGTACCGTTTATCGTTCTCGCCGTGGTTTGCCTTATAGACGGGATTCTGCTCTTGACAGTGATCAAGCCGTTCTCGAACAGGAATAGAGACAATATGCCGGTGGGCACCCCCATCTACAAACTCATGATTGACCCTTACATAGCTGTTGTGGCAGGTGCCCTGACAGTGTGTAACATCCCCCTGGCCTTTCTGGAGCCCACCATAGCCAACTGGATGGAGAGCACGATGCATTCAACTAAGTGGGAAATGGGATTATGTTGGCTCCCTGCTTTCTTCCCACATGTTCTGGGTGTCTACATGACCGTCAAACTGGCTGCTAAGTACCCCAACCTGCAGTGGTTCTATGGAGCTTTGGGCATGGTCATTATCGGGGCAAGCTCGTGCACCATTCCAGCATGCAAAACATTCGGCCAGTTAATCGCCCCGTTGTGCGGCATATGTTTCGGCATCGCTCTCGTGGACACCGCCCTGTTGCCAACTCTTGCCTTTCTGGTCGACGTGCGTCACGTGTCCGTGTACGGCAGCGTCTACGCTTTAGCTGATATCTCCTATTCTGTCGCGTATGCCATGGGTCCTATCGTGGCGGGAAATATAGTGCACAACTATGGGTTTGTCCAACTCAACCTGGGCATGGGCCTCGTCAATGTCCTGTACGCACCGGCCCTGCTGCTGCTCCGCAACGTGTGCCAAATGAAACCATCCTACTCTGAGAGAGATAACCTGTTGGTGGACGATGATGAACCCGAGGATCTGTATGATACCATGAAAATGGAGGAGCGGAGAGGCAAGAAGAAGGGCTATAGTTCAGCAGGGGACTGCTTGCCTGTGGTGGTGGATGAGAATGGAGGGTTCGACCCGTTTAGAGCACAAACACACGCCTCTGTAGATGAATTCTCTGGTCCAGAGTACAGTTAGAATATTCAGATTACATCTAGAATACTGTAGCAATACTTAGAACGTCCCCGAATCCATTACCGAGAGTTCGAGAATTTGGACACATTCCGTTCGTATTTAAGTACCTGCCAAAAGAGTGGGGTAGACAGTCACTTCACTCTGTAATGTAGGGCTACTGGTGTACAATATACACATACcaaatcacctaatcatgatggTGTGACCCGTTTCCAAAGGTGATTTTATTTTGACTGTAATGTCATGGTCTTTGAACACGTCTTCTATGTATGTAATATGTTTCTTCTGGCCGTCTAATTTGAGTACTATTCTGAAAGGTCTAATACAATTCACTGTGTGCGCATAACTACTGCAGAGGATTGTACAAAGGTAAATAGataaatgtatgtaaaatgttaTATTGATATGATAAATACACGACCAACTATCAACGCATCACAAAAATAACTCGTTTTTAGTTTTGTCAACCTATGATTGCGTTTATCATTTCGTTGACATATTGACAATcattttaatttacattttttgtaATTGGGTTTTTTCTTTTCCATATCTAATTTCGAAACGTAATTGTGacatctgtatttttcatttaAGTTATGTTTTGTTTTCCTGAAAATGTAGTGTATTATATTGGAATGCGTTTTGTACATATGTGAATATTTACATAGTAAATTATTAAATTGTATGTGTGCCTGTGCATATTTGAGCGTATGCGTGATGTATGCGTGTATTGTCAAAGCATAAGTATCCGTAACAGCTCAATAACAACTTCCTATATCCTGAGTAGATAGACATATATTAATTTATCGACTATAGTTATAATAAATTGTATTTAAATATAACCGTGTTTTGTGTGTGTCATAATTATTTATAGTGAGATGATTAAACTATATTTTAATCAAACGTAGGCCATAATATGACCAAATAAACAAGTTGATATGAATCCTTATGTAAAACTTGTAATCCCCATGTTGAATAGAAGAAACATTACCCACTGggtacagacgtcagttcaacgtctagttttgatttacatttggttgagttgtcaactaacgtgaattcaacgtgaaatcaaaaGCAACGTTCACCGTGTCGTTGGATTgaaggttaaaagttgggtaaaaaaaaaagaagacgaAATTCCTTTACATTCAAGAGCTTTTTCAAATCCAGTCAGTTTTCcaagttgattcaacgtcatcacgtTGAATGTttcttgttgaaatgacgtggatacaacgttgattcaacccgtTTTTGACCCATTTGGGACGTTGAAGATAATACACAATATTTTTTATCCCGACGGATCCCGAAGTAATTTAATTAACAATTTTAGTTACAGACATTAGTTAATAATCTCTGCTACAAACATTATTGGCACAATAAACTGTGAGTAATTTGGACTTTCGAGTAAACGCTTTGTAGTCAGAGATGTGTGAGAAAATTACAGTTACAAGGGTGGATTGTTATTCAACTCATACTGTAAAGATAATCAACGAATAGTTTTGAAGTACGGGTATT
Encoded proteins:
- the LOC139580320 gene encoding probable vesicular acetylcholine transporter-B → MDTGGSSGLAKSAAVKLSEMGEKTKQFGNKMKAPDHQRRIILVIVCVALLLDNMLYMVIVPIIPDYLADLELEQAEHVHIDIHQNYSINTTMSSAQAKINRDNLDVQIGVLFASKAILQLLVNPLSGTFIDRVGYDIPLLIGLTVMFFSTCIFAFAENYATLFFARSLQGLGSAFADTSGIAMIADKYTEESERSKALGIALAFISFGSLVAPPFGGILYEFAGKRVPFIVLAVVCLIDGILLLTVIKPFSNRNRDNMPVGTPIYKLMIDPYIAVVAGALTVCNIPLAFLEPTIANWMESTMHSTKWEMGLCWLPAFFPHVLGVYMTVKLAAKYPNLQWFYGALGMVIIGASSCTIPACKTFGQLIAPLCGICFGIALVDTALLPTLAFLVDVRHVSVYGSVYALADISYSVAYAMGPIVAGNIVHNYGFVQLNLGMGLVNVLYAPALLLLRNVCQMKPSYSERDNLLVDDDEPEDLYDTMKMEERRGKKKGYSSAGDCLPVVVDENGGFDPFRAQTHASVDEFSGPEYS